Proteins encoded in a region of the Chlorogloeopsis sp. ULAP01 genome:
- a CDS encoding J domain-containing protein — protein MPKSVSSLNQSLTTSLALSYLHLRFQALEKEHQWLLKQIKRKRTELKNFVEQMRSLATDIFHRGSPNFTKLSEIDQEIHTLFDEILTTIKLGKQTKKNIEKIYFNLQIAGLISPKSTQKEPEELDELFENNDPDNEFFNFSGEESHQNQQTKQQLEFSTTTRTDESRKVRQTFLRLAEIFHPDKVTDSETQMRHTEIMKELNKAYQDGDLARLLEIEQQHQAGKSITSDGEDDLTRKSTNLEQENEFLKTQYENLKRELRLVKNTPEGVMVSDCRKANREGIDPIAQMLEQVESEIQVISEIRDFVRDFREQKITIKEFIDGPKVLHQRNQDIMEDLLEQMFGDLDVMIMF, from the coding sequence ATGCCTAAATCAGTTTCATCACTAAACCAAAGCCTAACAACATCACTAGCTCTTTCATATCTCCATCTTCGTTTCCAAGCCCTAGAAAAAGAACACCAATGGCTACTTAAACAAATTAAGAGAAAACGCACAGAACTGAAGAATTTTGTTGAGCAAATGCGTTCTTTGGCTACGGACATCTTTCATCGAGGTTCTCCTAACTTTACTAAACTGTCAGAAATTGACCAAGAAATTCATACTCTCTTTGATGAAATCTTGACAACCATAAAGCTTGGCAAACAAACTAAAAAAAATATTGAAAAAATTTATTTTAATCTTCAAATTGCGGGGCTGATTAGTCCAAAATCAACTCAAAAAGAGCCAGAAGAATTAGATGAACTTTTTGAAAATAACGATCCAGATAATGAGTTCTTTAATTTTTCTGGAGAAGAAAGCCATCAAAATCAACAAACAAAGCAGCAGCTAGAATTTTCTACCACAACTAGAACTGATGAATCGCGAAAAGTGCGCCAGACATTTTTGAGATTAGCCGAAATTTTTCACCCTGATAAAGTAACAGACAGCGAGACACAGATGCGCCACACGGAAATTATGAAGGAACTAAATAAAGCCTATCAAGATGGAGATCTAGCTCGACTGTTAGAAATTGAACAGCAACATCAAGCAGGAAAATCGATTACAAGTGATGGTGAGGACGATTTAACTAGAAAATCTACTAATTTAGAACAGGAAAATGAATTCCTCAAAACTCAATATGAAAATTTGAAACGAGAACTTCGTTTGGTGAAAAATACTCCTGAAGGAGTGATGGTTTCTGATTGTCGCAAAGCCAATCGAGAAGGAATTGACCCTATTGCTCAGATGTTAGAACAAGTTGAATCTGAAATTCAAGTAATTTCTGAGATCCGCGATTTTGTTAGGGATTTTAGAGAGCAAAAAATCACTATCAAAGAGTTTATTGATGGGCCAAAAGTTCTCCACCAAAGAAATCAAGATATTATGGAAGACTTACTGGAACAGATGTTTGGAGATTTAGATGTGATGATTATGTTTTAA
- a CDS encoding DUF3146 family protein has product MSAKRLPQTTAHVRIIRQSWQHGLLEGEVRAGDFEWQFQWHFRRGELSVKPSQGRALIKEPLGRFLEQKDYQLEPGGDYAFTIRAEL; this is encoded by the coding sequence GTGAGTGCTAAACGTTTACCACAAACTACTGCTCATGTCAGGATTATCCGTCAATCTTGGCAACACGGCTTACTTGAAGGAGAAGTAAGAGCAGGTGACTTTGAGTGGCAATTCCAGTGGCATTTTCGTCGGGGAGAACTATCTGTCAAGCCTTCCCAAGGTCGTGCCTTAATTAAAGAACCGCTCGGTCGTTTTTTAGAGCAAAAAGATTACCAGCTCGAACCAGGGGGAGATTATGCCTTTACCATTCGAGCCGAACTTTAG
- a CDS encoding ABC transporter ATP-binding protein, with protein sequence MKTKQKLPTWTLLWQIILYNPKLYALDSIIWVFGMGLPILPGLIIQAFFDTLTGESTLRFSAWAIIALLLATGLARIVFIFVGRFTNTQYRFLTSSLLQRNLLEHLLHCPGAKPLVVGEETSKTVSTGEVISYFRDDISQIEETVAWIGSIPGYALIVLGSVAILLSINVRITVFVFLPLAVIAAIVQGAETRLKRYRQASRNATQQVTGIVGDIFAGVQTIKVAGAQTDVLNYFNGLNEQRRQLMLKDQVLTATLESVLQNIVNLGTGGILLLVARSLQSGLGALSVGDFALFVYYLSFITGFLDYLGRFIMLCKQTEVSFERLAALLSGTPAQTLVAHHNLYLNYPLTGQPALPPIAQPVWEQNLRLRELMAFNLTYHYPDTNQGISGIDLKLVRGSLTVITGRVCAGKTTLLRVLLGLLPLEAGSIYWNGCKVENPTDFFVPPRSAYTPQIPQFFSTSLQENILLGLEKDEMAIEKAIYQAVFEQDLAAMSQGLDTIVGPKGVRLSGGQLQRAAAARMFVRQPELLVFDDLSSALDVETERKLWSRLFASKREVGNGGWYPTCLVVSHRPWVLRHADCVIVLRDGKIEAQGKFDDVRKICIELQ encoded by the coding sequence ATGAAAACCAAACAAAAGCTGCCGACTTGGACATTGTTGTGGCAAATCATTCTCTACAACCCCAAGCTATATGCGCTCGACAGCATCATCTGGGTGTTTGGCATGGGGCTGCCGATTTTACCTGGACTAATTATTCAGGCATTTTTTGACACTTTAACGGGTGAATCGACATTAAGGTTTTCTGCTTGGGCAATTATTGCTTTGTTACTAGCTACTGGTTTAGCCCGGATTGTCTTTATTTTTGTGGGTCGTTTTACTAACACTCAATATCGGTTCCTCACCAGTTCATTGCTACAGCGCAATTTGCTAGAACATTTGTTACACTGCCCTGGCGCCAAGCCTCTGGTGGTGGGAGAGGAGACGAGTAAAACAGTATCTACGGGTGAGGTGATTAGTTACTTTCGGGATGATATCTCGCAAATCGAAGAAACAGTAGCTTGGATTGGCAGTATCCCTGGCTATGCGCTGATTGTCCTCGGTTCAGTTGCTATACTACTGAGCATTAATGTCCGCATCACGGTGTTTGTTTTCCTGCCCTTGGCGGTAATTGCTGCGATTGTCCAAGGCGCAGAAACTCGGCTGAAACGATATCGACAGGCTAGCCGCAACGCGACTCAACAAGTGACAGGGATTGTGGGTGACATCTTTGCTGGGGTTCAAACGATTAAGGTTGCTGGAGCGCAAACTGATGTGCTGAATTATTTTAATGGACTGAATGAGCAACGTCGTCAGTTGATGTTGAAAGATCAGGTGCTGACGGCAACTTTAGAGTCAGTTTTGCAGAATATTGTCAATCTGGGGACAGGAGGAATTTTGCTTTTGGTGGCGCGATCGCTACAATCTGGACTCGGTGCGCTGAGTGTTGGTGATTTTGCTCTATTTGTCTACTACCTATCCTTTATTACTGGTTTTTTAGACTATCTGGGCAGATTTATAATGCTTTGCAAGCAAACGGAGGTTTCTTTTGAGCGCCTAGCAGCTTTACTCTCTGGCACACCTGCTCAGACATTAGTTGCCCATCATAATCTTTACCTGAACTATCCTTTGACTGGCCAACCTGCACTGCCACCTATTGCCCAACCTGTTTGGGAGCAGAACTTGCGGTTGCGTGAATTGATGGCTTTTAACCTCACCTACCATTATCCAGATACTAATCAAGGGATTAGCGGCATCGATTTGAAGTTGGTTCGAGGCAGTCTAACGGTAATTACAGGACGTGTTTGCGCTGGCAAAACAACGCTGCTGCGGGTGCTGCTAGGATTGTTACCTCTGGAAGCAGGTTCAATTTACTGGAATGGTTGCAAGGTTGAGAATCCCACTGACTTTTTTGTTCCTCCGCGTAGTGCCTATACGCCGCAAATTCCGCAGTTTTTTAGTACCTCACTCCAAGAGAATATTCTACTGGGTTTAGAAAAAGATGAGATGGCGATTGAGAAAGCAATCTATCAAGCAGTTTTTGAACAGGATTTGGCTGCCATGAGCCAGGGGCTTGATACTATCGTGGGGCCAAAAGGCGTGCGGCTTTCTGGAGGGCAGTTGCAACGGGCTGCTGCTGCTCGGATGTTTGTGCGTCAACCTGAGTTGTTGGTGTTTGACGATCTCTCTAGTGCACTTGATGTGGAGACGGAACGAAAATTATGGTCGCGTTTGTTTGCCAGCAAAAGGGAAGTGGGAAATGGAGGTTGGTATCCAACCTGCCTTGTTGTTTCTCATCGTCCTTGGGTTCTACGTCATGCGGATTGTGTCATAGTTTTACGAGACGGAAAAATAGAAGCACAAGGCAAGTTTGATGATGTTCGTAAAATCTGTATTGAACTGCAATAG
- a CDS encoding ABC transporter ATP-binding protein: protein MKVPLQQYWNLLANYLEPQKRQVGWLAITLLCSIILQAINPLILRYFIDIAMGGGSEQLLLLMAFVFMGAALVTQLLSVVSTYLGGNVAWTATNSLRANLVNHCLNLDLSFHKSRTPGELIERVDGDVNALSRFFSQFTINVVGNVILLLTILVILFSTDWRAGFALTLFSLTALSVLIRIRSYAIYPWTAYRQTSAEFFGFVGEYFAGTEDIQANGAIRYVMHRFYRIIQGWLIVYHKARLAGTFLWGTSIGLFIVGNALALAVSIYLWNQQAITIGGVYLLFHYSNLLREPIEKIREELEDLQKAEAGIHRIQELLQIQPQLNAGGDRSLPEGPIAVTFEEVSFSYESQRIEGEREQEPVLQGISFHLPPGQVLGILGRTGSGKTTLARLLLRLYDPQSGSIRLGDVAIDSTPLIELPQHVGIVTQDVQLFQTTVRNNLTLFNPNIDEEQILRVLEELGLLSWLQSLPQGLETHLGADNGSLSAGQAQLLAFARIFLKNPGLVILDEASSRLDPFTETLIEQAVDRLLQARTGVIIAHRLKTVQRADQILILDNGKIFEYGAREQLENDANSRFSQLLQTGLMEVLA from the coding sequence ATGAAAGTACCGCTTCAGCAATACTGGAATTTACTCGCAAATTACCTTGAACCCCAGAAACGGCAAGTGGGTTGGCTAGCGATTACTCTCCTTTGCAGTATTATCCTACAAGCTATTAATCCGCTAATCCTACGCTACTTCATCGATATAGCAATGGGTGGAGGTTCTGAGCAACTCCTACTCCTTATGGCTTTTGTGTTTATGGGTGCTGCCCTAGTGACTCAGTTACTATCAGTTGTATCCACATATCTTGGGGGAAACGTAGCCTGGACAGCGACAAACTCCCTGCGTGCAAATCTTGTCAACCACTGCTTAAACTTAGATTTATCCTTTCATAAATCTCGCACGCCTGGCGAATTAATTGAACGGGTAGATGGAGATGTCAACGCCCTGTCGCGATTCTTTTCTCAGTTTACGATTAATGTTGTTGGCAATGTCATTTTACTGCTTACCATCTTAGTTATTCTCTTTTCTACAGATTGGCGAGCGGGTTTTGCACTCACTTTGTTCAGTCTCACAGCACTGAGTGTGCTAATTCGGATTCGTTCATACGCAATTTATCCTTGGACAGCTTATCGTCAAACCAGTGCTGAGTTTTTTGGTTTTGTTGGAGAGTATTTTGCAGGTACTGAAGACATCCAAGCGAATGGGGCAATTCGTTATGTCATGCATCGCTTTTATCGAATCATCCAAGGTTGGTTGATTGTTTATCACAAGGCTCGGCTTGCGGGAACTTTTCTCTGGGGAACATCAATTGGACTATTTATTGTTGGCAATGCTCTAGCGCTAGCAGTCAGCATTTATCTGTGGAATCAACAAGCAATTACAATCGGAGGCGTTTACTTACTCTTTCACTACAGCAATCTCTTGCGGGAACCGATTGAGAAAATTCGAGAAGAATTAGAAGACTTACAAAAAGCTGAAGCAGGCATTCACCGCATTCAAGAATTACTGCAAATCCAACCTCAATTAAATGCAGGAGGCGATCGCTCACTGCCGGAAGGGCCTATTGCCGTGACCTTTGAGGAGGTTTCCTTCAGTTATGAAAGCCAACGCATAGAGGGAGAAAGAGAACAGGAACCAGTTTTGCAAGGAATTTCTTTTCATTTACCGCCCGGACAGGTGTTAGGCATTCTAGGACGCACGGGTAGTGGCAAGACAACTCTGGCACGGTTGTTACTGAGGCTCTACGATCCCCAATCCGGCAGCATTCGTTTAGGAGATGTAGCGATTGACTCTACCCCGTTAATCGAGCTACCGCAACACGTTGGCATAGTGACTCAGGACGTACAACTTTTTCAAACCACAGTCCGAAATAACTTGACTCTGTTCAACCCTAATATCGATGAGGAGCAGATTCTGCGTGTTCTAGAGGAACTGGGATTGTTAAGCTGGTTGCAATCCTTACCGCAAGGCTTAGAAACTCATTTAGGAGCAGACAATGGCAGTTTATCCGCCGGACAGGCACAGTTGCTTGCCTTCGCTCGCATTTTTCTCAAAAATCCGGGGTTGGTGATTTTAGATGAAGCCTCCTCACGCCTAGATCCATTCACCGAGACACTGATTGAGCAAGCCGTGGACAGATTACTACAAGCACGGACTGGTGTAATTATTGCTCACCGCCTTAAAACAGTACAGCGTGCCGACCAAATTTTGATTTTAGACAATGGCAAAATCTTTGAATACGGCGCGCGCGAACAGTTAGAGAATGATGCCAACTCTCGATTTTCCCAGTTATTACAAACAGGTTTGATGGAGGTTTTAGCATAA
- a CDS encoding DUF1636 family protein → MPKHTLFICKSCHHSSAERPENSPFDGNILLDQLNTLCAEKFPNDEIEIQPVGCLWACSQGCVVAVSSHEKPTYLFVNLSPEDSTGALLEFIQLYIKSSKGAVVWKQIPEILQSTIFAQIPTPKI, encoded by the coding sequence ATGCCTAAACACACATTATTCATCTGCAAATCCTGTCACCACTCCTCCGCAGAACGACCAGAAAATTCACCTTTTGACGGCAATATTTTACTTGACCAACTAAACACTTTGTGCGCTGAAAAATTCCCAAATGATGAAATTGAAATTCAACCAGTTGGATGCTTGTGGGCGTGCAGTCAAGGCTGTGTTGTCGCTGTATCGAGCCACGAGAAACCCACCTATTTGTTTGTCAATCTTTCACCTGAAGATAGTACAGGAGCCTTACTAGAATTTATACAACTATATATCAAGAGTTCTAAAGGGGCTGTAGTTTGGAAACAAATTCCGGAAATATTACAGTCTACTATTTTCGCCCAAATCCCAACACCAAAAATATAG
- a CDS encoding iron-siderophore ABC transporter substrate-binding protein: MVRIVHILQLVLTITIAAMIVSACNSNASQTFSHPTGIASSTECRIIQHDAGETNICNQPQKIAVLSQYTLDMMLSLGVQPAGFADYWSRSLTRFDHPTQQIPYLGSRITTQPINLGRVGNPSLEILTALKPDLILTEYRNQYELLSTIAPTVYVEYNKGGWKRDIYTIAKALDRESQVQQVLAKHEQQLRATQTKLAPVLATHSRLLLVNVRNLGTPVDLFYKDPPATLLDNLGFRLVKPESMEKRTRRKISIEILPQLETDIIIVSRYKFDSKSVWNNNSYDVPLDNFEREWNLIPLLKNLKANHEGCVYFVDGVLWGGTIRGPIADEIVMQQLPEILLPACRR, translated from the coding sequence ATGGTGAGAATTGTGCATATTCTACAATTAGTTTTAACCATAACCATTGCTGCCATGATCGTCTCGGCTTGTAACAGCAATGCTTCTCAAACTTTTTCCCATCCGACAGGAATAGCCTCATCAACAGAATGTCGCATCATTCAGCATGATGCTGGAGAAACAAATATCTGCAATCAACCACAGAAGATAGCAGTACTGAGTCAGTACACCTTGGATATGATGTTATCCCTTGGTGTGCAGCCAGCAGGCTTTGCTGATTATTGGTCACGCAGTTTGACTCGATTCGATCATCCAACTCAACAAATCCCTTACTTGGGCAGTCGCATCACGACCCAACCTATTAACCTTGGACGTGTAGGCAATCCTTCTCTTGAGATACTTACTGCCCTGAAGCCAGATTTGATTCTAACTGAATACCGGAACCAGTATGAGCTACTCTCCACAATTGCCCCAACTGTTTATGTTGAATACAACAAAGGCGGTTGGAAACGCGATATTTATACCATTGCCAAGGCACTTGATCGAGAGTCACAAGTACAACAGGTACTAGCAAAGCATGAGCAGCAGTTGAGAGCAACCCAGACAAAGCTAGCTCCTGTGCTTGCAACTCATTCACGCCTATTGCTGGTCAATGTTAGGAACTTGGGTACTCCTGTGGATCTTTTTTATAAAGATCCGCCTGCCACTCTCTTGGATAATCTTGGTTTTCGGCTTGTAAAACCCGAAAGCATGGAAAAGAGGACACGAAGGAAAATTTCGATTGAAATCCTACCTCAGCTTGAAACTGACATCATCATCGTTTCAAGATATAAGTTTGATTCAAAGTCAGTATGGAACAATAATTCTTACGATGTCCCTCTAGACAATTTCGAGCGTGAATGGAACCTAATACCACTCTTGAAAAATTTGAAAGCTAACCACGAGGGATGTGTGTATTTTGTTGATGGCGTGCTTTGGGGTGGCACAATTCGCGGCCCGATCGCTGATGAAATTGTCATGCAACAACTTCCTGAGATACTACTTCCAGCGTGTAGGCGATGA
- a CDS encoding TonB-dependent receptor gives MQAKPTDKGVEVILQTTQGEQLQITNRSEGSNFIADIPNAQLRLPSGDAFTFRSKKPIVGITEITVTNLDTNTIRVTVIGEAGLPTVELFDSDEGLIFGLAPVATATQPPQPEQPTGETPQEEPSAQQDEPIELVVTGQQDGYRAPNASTATRTDTPLRDIPASIQVVPRQVLEDQKAFQLDEALRNVSGVQPTNSFGGNQNAFRIRGFDTDFSNAIIRDGVRDNATVGGLIQETVNLQQIEVLKGPASVLYGQLQPGGVINLVTKQPLAEPYYSAELSIGSYDFYRPSIDISGPLNPERSVRYRLNSVYESAGSFRDFSESDRFFIAPVLTWDIGKNTNLTFEAEYLWEKRPLDRGLVAIGREVADIPFSRRLGNPFDVREIRVWRAGYRFEHKFNENLSIRNAFRFVSLDTLDRFETFPNALNETTGITTQRNFFNLPADDYKTYALQTDVIGKFMTGSIEHTLVFGFDLTRQTRRLIGRTATAPVINIFDPVYLSSRPTITAPPSIDNFTQADNLGIYLQDQIKLTDNLKFLLGGRFDFVNNEVRNYLTGVTTSQDNSAFSPRVGIVYQPIQPISLYASFSRSFSQITGTAFDGSSFEPERGTQYEVGAKADFLDGRLSSTLAFYDLTRSNLTTTDPNNPGFSIQTGEQKSQGIELDIAGEILPGWNVIVTYAYTDARITEDNILPIGNRLSNVPEHSASLWTTYEIQSGNLQGLGFGLGFFYVGERQGDLANTFDLPSYFRTDAALYYRRNNFQAAINIKNLFDVGYFRSATSRSSIDPGTPLTIVGSVSVEF, from the coding sequence GTGCAAGCTAAACCCACTGACAAAGGTGTAGAGGTGATTTTACAAACCACTCAAGGAGAACAACTGCAAATCACAAATCGTAGTGAGGGGAGCAACTTTATCGCTGATATTCCCAATGCTCAACTGCGTTTACCCAGTGGTGATGCGTTCACATTCCGTTCGAAAAAACCTATTGTAGGTATTACTGAGATAACTGTTACAAATTTGGATACTAATACGATCCGGGTGACAGTGATAGGTGAGGCGGGATTACCAACAGTTGAGTTGTTTGACAGTGATGAGGGTTTGATTTTTGGTTTGGCACCTGTGGCAACGGCAACGCAGCCACCACAGCCAGAGCAACCAACGGGTGAAACACCGCAAGAGGAACCATCGGCGCAGCAGGATGAGCCAATTGAGTTGGTGGTGACGGGGCAGCAGGATGGGTATCGTGCACCTAATGCCTCAACTGCCACGAGAACTGATACCCCACTGCGCGATATTCCTGCCTCTATTCAGGTTGTGCCTCGACAAGTGCTAGAAGATCAAAAAGCTTTTCAGCTCGATGAAGCACTTCGCAATGTCAGTGGGGTTCAACCGACTAATAGTTTTGGCGGCAATCAAAATGCATTCAGAATTCGTGGATTTGATACTGATTTCAGCAATGCTATTATTCGAGATGGCGTTCGGGATAATGCCACTGTAGGTGGATTAATTCAAGAAACAGTAAATTTGCAGCAAATCGAGGTTTTGAAAGGGCCAGCTTCAGTCTTATATGGACAACTTCAACCAGGTGGAGTCATCAATTTAGTCACCAAACAGCCGCTAGCAGAGCCTTATTACTCCGCAGAGTTATCCATTGGTAGTTATGACTTCTATCGTCCTTCCATCGATATTTCTGGGCCACTTAATCCCGAACGGAGTGTGCGTTATCGTTTGAATTCAGTTTATGAAAGCGCGGGAAGCTTTCGAGACTTTTCAGAGAGCGATCGCTTCTTCATTGCCCCCGTATTAACTTGGGATATCGGTAAGAATACAAATCTCACCTTTGAAGCCGAATATCTGTGGGAAAAAAGACCCCTTGATCGCGGTCTTGTGGCAATTGGAAGAGAGGTGGCAGACATCCCCTTTAGCCGTCGTTTGGGTAACCCTTTTGACGTTCGGGAAATTAGAGTATGGAGAGCCGGATACCGCTTTGAGCACAAGTTCAATGAGAATTTGTCAATCCGCAATGCTTTTCGATTCGTCTCATTAGACACCTTGGATAGGTTTGAGACATTTCCTAACGCCTTGAATGAAACAACTGGCATCACCACGCAACGGAATTTTTTTAATTTACCGGCAGATGACTACAAAACTTATGCGCTACAAACCGATGTGATTGGTAAGTTTATGACAGGCTCAATCGAACACACACTTGTCTTTGGGTTTGATCTAACTAGACAAACTCGTCGTCTCATAGGCAGAACTGCAACTGCTCCTGTCATCAACATTTTTGACCCAGTTTACCTAAGTTCTCGACCCACAATTACTGCCCCTCCGTCTATTGATAACTTTACTCAAGCAGATAACTTAGGAATTTATCTACAGGATCAAATCAAGCTGACAGATAACCTCAAGTTTTTGCTGGGGGGAAGGTTTGATTTTGTAAACAATGAAGTAAGAAATTACTTAACAGGAGTCACAACGAGTCAAGATAATAGTGCTTTTAGTCCCCGTGTAGGAATTGTTTATCAGCCTATTCAACCCATTTCACTCTATGCCAGCTTTAGTCGCTCATTTAGTCAGATCACTGGCACAGCTTTTGATGGCAGTTCTTTTGAGCCAGAGAGGGGAACTCAATATGAAGTAGGTGCGAAAGCTGATTTTCTAGACGGGCGATTGTCTTCAACACTGGCTTTTTATGATTTGACTCGAAGCAATTTAACTACTACCGATCCAAATAATCCTGGCTTTAGTATTCAAACAGGTGAGCAGAAAAGTCAAGGTATTGAGCTTGATATCGCAGGTGAAATCTTGCCTGGCTGGAATGTGATTGTCACTTATGCTTATACCGATGCACGAATTACCGAAGACAACATATTGCCGATAGGAAACCGATTAAGTAACGTTCCAGAACATTCGGCAAGTTTGTGGACAACCTATGAAATTCAAAGTGGCAATTTACAGGGTTTAGGATTTGGTTTAGGATTTTTCTACGTAGGAGAGCGACAGGGTGATCTGGCTAATACCTTTGACTTACCTAGTTATTTTCGCACCGATGCGGCACTCTATTACCGACGCAATAACTTCCAGGCAGCTATCAACATCAAAAATCTATTTGACGTAGGCTACTTTCGTTCGGCAACTAGTCGTTCTTCAATCGATCCGGGAACTCCCTTAACAATCGTTGGCTCGGTTTCTGTGGAATTTTAA
- a CDS encoding DUF4351 domain-containing protein, with product METLSLEQLENLGVDALCVASRSPEAFLKGRVALLDFTSMADLHSW from the coding sequence ATTGAAACTCTATCTTTAGAACAATTAGAAAATCTTGGCGTAGACGCGCTTTGCGTGGCTTCTCGTTCTCCGGAGGCGTTCTTGAAGGGTAGAGTAGCATTGCTGGATTTTACCAGTATGGCTGATTTGCACTCGTGGTGA
- a CDS encoding Uma2 family endonuclease, whose protein sequence is MVKSDRWLHLPSSAELPCSDDTPVDNEDQNFIPNLLLFLLEFIWATRNDWFFGVDMGIYHTTGVSPLVPVVPDGFLSLGVERRKGGESRKSYVVWEEDGVVPIFVLEVVSLTPGGEYDTKMTTYAKLGVLYYVVHNPQYWRRDQHQPFEVYRLEDGTYQLQIGEPYWMPEVGLGVGRSRYISGEVVREVLYWYDERGNRYLTPEETARQAQQQLERYRQRFGELPEE, encoded by the coding sequence ATGGTGAAATCTGACCGTTGGCTCCACTTACCTTCGAGTGCTGAACTGCCCTGTTCGGACGATACACCTGTGGATAACGAAGACCAAAACTTTATTCCTAACCTTCTTCTTTTCCTATTGGAGTTTATCTGGGCAACCCGCAACGATTGGTTCTTTGGCGTAGATATGGGGATTTACCATACGACTGGTGTGTCTCCGTTAGTACCCGTGGTGCCGGACGGGTTTCTCAGTTTAGGTGTGGAACGTCGAAAGGGCGGTGAGTCGCGCAAAAGTTATGTAGTGTGGGAAGAGGATGGTGTAGTGCCTATTTTTGTGCTGGAAGTTGTATCACTAACTCCAGGCGGAGAGTATGACACTAAAATGACCACCTATGCCAAATTGGGAGTGCTGTATTACGTGGTGCACAATCCTCAATATTGGCGACGAGACCAGCATCAGCCGTTTGAAGTTTATAGATTAGAGGATGGTACTTATCAATTACAAATAGGTGAACCCTATTGGATGCCAGAAGTGGGGTTGGGCGTTGGGCGATCGCGCTACATATCTGGAGAAGTTGTACGGGAAGTGCTGTACTGGTATGACGAACGAGGAAACCGATATCTGACACCTGAAGAAACAGCAAGGCAAGCACAACAGCAGCTAGAACGCTATCGTCAACGATTTGGCGAATTGCCAGAAGAATGA